A region of Apus apus isolate bApuApu2 chromosome 14, bApuApu2.pri.cur, whole genome shotgun sequence DNA encodes the following proteins:
- the AMZ1 gene encoding archaemetzincin-1, which yields MLQCKHAQEFSFGPRALKDALISTNPALQELYAKAFSRAEKLFLSEAYNPQRTLFCTLLIRTAFDWLLSHPDAPEDFETFYHAMMRRKQNFYRKHIYLQPIDLTEGPAGLSLLDSLQSCVESFFLGLRVKCLPSIPISSIHCCYRHSRDSDRVQLHADGILNFLKNNKPMDALCVLGLTLLDLYPCETWSFTFSKFLPGQEVGVCSFARFSGDFPQAGCSSLKPLTQKEQLNEVSKESRDQTLPFSAQEMVQCCKVTCHEICHLMGLGTCRWLQCIMQGALSLEEALLRPLEPCPICLRKLQHVVGFKLIERYRKLYTWTQNVLSTWPRQESADLSTSEDILPFSSDSGMCCENDSEAVTSLSEPLTPDTCSQALSIGQELEQDEHSCSLAEAQSQAQVPRPTKATDTIKDYELWLEMCIAALERNVSEEELAQVDKTVDALAKWEMFTGQLPAMKKDLPFARDSSGLRKVLGDKFSSLRRKLSSRKLSKGESSPHRWQWEEN from the exons ATGCTGCAGTGCAAACACGCTCAGGAGTTCAGCTTCGGGCCTCGGGCTCTGAAGGATGCATTGATCTCCAccaacccagccctgcaggagctcTATGCCAAAGCTTTCTCCAGGGCAGAGAAGCTGTTCCTCTCTGAAGCCTACAACCCCCAGAGAACTCTCTTCTGCACACTCCTCATCAGAACAGCTTTCGACTGGCTCCTCAGCCACCCCGATGCCCCCGAGGACTTTGAGACCTTCTACCACGCCATGAtgaggaggaagcagaactTCTATCGAAAGCACATTTACCTGCAACCTATAG ACTTAACTGAAGGGCCTGCTGGGCTCTCACTGCTGGATTCCCTCCAGAGCTGTGTTGAGTCTTTCTTCCTGGGTCTCCGTGTGAAGTgccttccctccatccccatCTCTTCCATCCACTGCTGCTACCGCCACAGCCGGGACTCGGACAGGGTGCAGCTCCACgcag ATGGGATTCTGAATTTCCTGAAGAACAACAAACCCATGGATGCCCTGTGTGTCCTTGGCCTCACTCTGCTGGACCTTTACCCATGTGAGACCTGGAGCTTCACGTTCAGCAAATTCCTGCCAGGACAAG AAGTGGGAGTTTGCAGCTTTGCCAGATTCTCTGGGGATTTCCCCCAGGCTGGCTGTAGCAGCTTGAAGCCACTCACACAGAAGGAACAGTTAAATGAAGTcagcaaagaaagcagagaCCAGACCTTGCCATTCAGTGCCCAAGAGATGGTCCAGTGCTGCAAG GTGACCTGTCACGAGATCTGCCACCTGATGGGGCTGGGGACCTGCCGCTGGCTCCAGTGCATCATGCAGGGCGCGCTGAGCCTGGAGGAAGCGCTGCTGAGGCCCCTGGAGCCCTGCCCCATCTGCCTGAGGAAGCTGCAGCACGTCGTGGGCTTCAAACTCATTGAGCGCTACAGG AAACTCTACACTTGGACACAGAATGTGTTGTCCACGTGGCCAAGGCAAGAGTCAGCAGACCTGTCCACCTCAGAGGACATTCTTCCATTCAGCTCAGACTCTGGGATGTGCTGTGAGAATGATTCTGAGGCTGTGACCTCCTTGTCCGAGCCACTGACACCGGACACTTGCAGCCAGGCCCTCTCCATCGGGCAGGAGCTGGAACAGGATGAGCATTCGTGTTCTCTGGCAGAGGCACAGAGCCAGGCCCAGGTCCCCAGGCCCACCAAGGCCACAGATACCATTAAAGATTATGAACTGTGGCTGGAGATGTGCATTGCTGCCCTGGAGAGGAATGTCTCTGAGGAGGAACTGGCCCAAGTAGACAAGACCGTGGATGCCCTGGCCAAGTGGGAAATGTTCACAGGACAGCTGCCTGCTATGAAGAAGGACCTACCCTTTGCTAGGGACAGCTCTGGGCTACGGAAAGTTCTTGGAGACAAATTTTCCTCCTTGAGGAGGAAACTGAGTTCCAGAAAACTGTCCAAAGGGGAATCGTCCCCTCATCGTTGGCAGTGGGAGGAAAACTAG